A genomic region of Sylvia atricapilla isolate bSylAtr1 chromosome 19, bSylAtr1.pri, whole genome shotgun sequence contains the following coding sequences:
- the PTRH1 gene encoding peptidyl-tRNA hydrolase isoform X2: MLAAEVAGRARALVAGLGNYGLWGTRHSVGMEVLDRLARQLAVAESWRADKRCCADVALATVHGLELVLLKPRRFMNLNGLSVASAAEIYSLGPEDIYLVHDDLDKALGKVAIKLGGSARGHNGVQSCISALHSSEMTRLRIGIGRPEGHVTVPNYVLSPFSAGEREKLEQILAQAVTCLLEHIQTRVPTEPGDRG; the protein is encoded by the exons ATGCTGGCGGCGGAGGTGGCGGGGCGCGCGCGAGCGCTC GTGGCCGGCCTGGGCAACTACGGGCTGTGGGGCACACGACACAGTGTGGGCATGGAGGTGCTGGACCGGCTGGCCCGGCAGCTGGCGGTGGCTGAGAGCTGGCGAGCGGACAAGCGGTGCTGCGCTGATGTGGCCCTGGCCACAGTCCACGgcctggagctggtgctgctcaaGCCACGGAGGTTCATGAACCTCAATGGGCTCAGCGTTGCCAGTGCTG cTGAGATATACAGCCTTGGCCCTGAAGACATTTACCTGGTTCACGATGACCTGGACAAGGCCCTGGGAAAGGTGGCAATCAAGCTGGGAGGCAGTGCAAG GGGACACAACGGGGTCCAATCCTGCATCAGTGCTTTGCACTCCAGT GAGATGACCCGGCTCAGGATCGGCATCGGGCGGCCAGAGGGGCATGTGACAGTGCCCAACTATGTCCTGTCTCCGTTCAGTGCTGGAGAGCGGGAGAAGCTGGAGCAGATCCTGGCCCAGGCCGTGACCTGCCTGCTGGAGCACATCCAGACCCGAGTGCCTACAGAGCCAGGAGACAGGGGCTGA
- the PTRH1 gene encoding peptidyl-tRNA hydrolase isoform X4, which yields MEVLDRLARQLAVAESWRADKRCCADVALATVHGLELVLLKPRRFMNLNGLSVASAAEIYSLGPEDIYLVHDDLDKALGKVAIKLGGSARGHNGVQSCISALHSSEMTRLRIGIGRPEGHVTVPNYVLSPFSAGEREKLEQILAQAVTCLLEHIQTRVPTEPGDRG from the exons ATGGAGGTGCTGGACCGGCTGGCCCGGCAGCTGGCGGTGGCTGAGAGCTGGCGAGCGGACAAGCGGTGCTGCGCTGATGTGGCCCTGGCCACAGTCCACGgcctggagctggtgctgctcaaGCCACGGAGGTTCATGAACCTCAATGGGCTCAGCGTTGCCAGTGCTG cTGAGATATACAGCCTTGGCCCTGAAGACATTTACCTGGTTCACGATGACCTGGACAAGGCCCTGGGAAAGGTGGCAATCAAGCTGGGAGGCAGTGCAAG GGGACACAACGGGGTCCAATCCTGCATCAGTGCTTTGCACTCCAGT GAGATGACCCGGCTCAGGATCGGCATCGGGCGGCCAGAGGGGCATGTGACAGTGCCCAACTATGTCCTGTCTCCGTTCAGTGCTGGAGAGCGGGAGAAGCTGGAGCAGATCCTGGCCCAGGCCGTGACCTGCCTGCTGGAGCACATCCAGACCCGAGTGCCTACAGAGCCAGGAGACAGGGGCTGA
- the CERCAM gene encoding inactive glycosyltransferase 25 family member 3 isoform X1 — MGAAGPLCALLLLLGTGTGTGTGPAPPRLVLALLARNAQHSLPHCLGALERLDYPAGSIALWCATDHNLDNTTAMLQEWLEAVGKDYHSVAWKVQEEPSSYPDELGPKHWSDKRYENVMKLKQEALTYAREQQADYILFMDTDSVLTNNQTLKFLMAQNKSVVAPMLDSQTYYSNFWCGITPQGYYRRTADYFPTKNRQRVGCFRVPMVYATFLIDLRKEETLQLAFYPPHPNYTWAFDDIIVFAYSCQEAGVEVHVCNQHHFGYINVPLKAHQTLEDDRANFVHLTLEAMVDGPPMQRSRHISLLPRPLTKMGFDEIFLINLVRRPDRRQRMLASLQELEIIPRVVDAVDGSTLNSSDIKVLGVDLLPGYYDPFSGRTLTKGEVGCFLSHYNIWKEIVSRRLEQSVVFEDDVRFEAAFPARLQQLMEELEQAQQDWDLIYLGRKQVNNEDEAPVKGVRNLVVAGYSYWTLAYAISYHGAQKLLATKPLSKMLPVDEYLPIMYDKHPNEDYKQHFSPRDLLVFSAHPLLVYPTHYAGDSNWLSDTETSTIWDDDAKKTDWVGSQKTLRDSRGSAGHLRTTARDEL; from the exons ATGGGCGCCGCGGGACCGCTCTGcgccctcctcctgctgctgggcaccggcaccggcaccggcaccgggccAGCCCCACCGCGCCTGGTACTCGCCCTCCTGGCCCGGAACGCGCAGCACTCGCTGCCGCACTGCCTGGGAGCTCTGGAGCGCTTGGACTATCCCGCGGGCAGCATCGCCCTGTG GTGTGCAACAGACCACAACTTGGACAACACGACGGCAATGCTGCAGGAGTGGCTGGAGGCGGTGGGGAAGGACTATCACTCGGTGGCCTGGAAGGTGCAAGAGGAGCCCAG ctcctaCCCTGATGAGCTTGGTCCCAAGCACTGGAGTGACAAACGCTATGAAAATGTGATGAAGTTGAAGCAGGAAGCTCTCACCTATGCccgggagcagcaggcagaCTACATCCTG TTCATGGACACTGACAGCGTCCTGACCAACAACCAGACCCTCAAGTTTCTCATGGCACAGAACAAGTCAGTAGTGGCCCCCATGCTAGACTCACAGACCTACTACTCTAACTTCTGGTGTGGCATCACACCTCAG GGATACTATCGTCGGACAGCTGACTACTTCCCCACCAAGAACCGGCAGCGGGTGGGCTGCTTCCGTGTCCCCATGGTCTATGCCACCTTCCTGATCGACCTGCGGAAGGAGGAGACCTTGCAATTGGCTTTCTACCCGCCCCATCCCAACTACACCTGGGCCTTTGATGACATCATTGTCTTTGCCTACTCCTGCCAGGAGGCTG GTGTGGAGGTCCATGTGTGCAACCAGCACCACTTTGGTTACATCAATGTTCCTCTGAAGGCCCACCAGACACTGGAGGATGATCGTGCCAACTTTGTGCATCTCACACTGGAGGCCATGG TGGATGGTCCCCCCATGCAGCGTTCCAGGCATATTTCTCTCCTGCCCAGACCACTCACAAAAATGGGCTTTGATGAA aTTTTCCTAATCAACCTGGTGCGGAGGCCAGACCGGCGGCAGCGAATGCTGgcatccctgcaggagctggaaatcaTTCCACGGGTGGTGGATGCTGTGGATGGCAG CACCCTCAACAGCAGTGACATCAAGGTGCTGGGTGTGGACCTGCTACCTGGGTACTATGATCCCTTCTCCGGCCGCACGCTCACCAAGGGCGAGGTTGGCTGCTTCCTCAGCCACTACAATATCTGGAAGGAG ATCGTGTCCCGGAGGTTGGAGCAGTCAGTGGTCTTCGAGGATGATGTGCGCTTCGAGGCTGCCTTCCCAGCAcggctgcagcagctgatggaggagctggagcaggcacagcaggactgggaCCTCAT CTACCTGGGGAGGAAGCAGGTGAACAACGAGGATGAGGCACCTGTGAAAGGCGTGCGGAATCTGGTGGTGGCTGGGTACTCATACTGGACACTGGCCTATGCCATCTCCTACCATGGGGCACAGAAGCTGCTGGCCACCAAACCCCTCTCCAAAATGCTGCCAGTAGACGAGTATCTGCCCATCATGTATGACAAGCACCCCAA CGAGGATTACAAGCAGCACTTCTCCCCACGGGACTTGCTGGTGTTTTCGGCCCACCCCCTCCTGGTTTATCCTACTCACTATGCTGGGGACAGCAACTGGCTGAGTGACACCGAGACTTCCACCATCTGGGATGATGATGCCAAGAAGACTGACTGGGTTGGCTCACAGAAGACTCTGAGGGACTCAcggggcagtgctggccaccTCCGCACCACAGCCCGTGATGAGCTCTGA
- the PTRH1 gene encoding peptidyl-tRNA hydrolase isoform X1 — protein MLAAEVAGRARALVGRAGPRAMVAGLGNYGLWGTRHSVGMEVLDRLARQLAVAESWRADKRCCADVALATVHGLELVLLKPRRFMNLNGLSVASAAEIYSLGPEDIYLVHDDLDKALGKVAIKLGGSARGHNGVQSCISALHSSEMTRLRIGIGRPEGHVTVPNYVLSPFSAGEREKLEQILAQAVTCLLEHIQTRVPTEPGDRG, from the exons ATGCTGGCGGCGGAGGTGGCGGGGCGCGCGCGAGCGCTCGTagggcgggcggggccgcgcgccATG GTGGCCGGCCTGGGCAACTACGGGCTGTGGGGCACACGACACAGTGTGGGCATGGAGGTGCTGGACCGGCTGGCCCGGCAGCTGGCGGTGGCTGAGAGCTGGCGAGCGGACAAGCGGTGCTGCGCTGATGTGGCCCTGGCCACAGTCCACGgcctggagctggtgctgctcaaGCCACGGAGGTTCATGAACCTCAATGGGCTCAGCGTTGCCAGTGCTG cTGAGATATACAGCCTTGGCCCTGAAGACATTTACCTGGTTCACGATGACCTGGACAAGGCCCTGGGAAAGGTGGCAATCAAGCTGGGAGGCAGTGCAAG GGGACACAACGGGGTCCAATCCTGCATCAGTGCTTTGCACTCCAGT GAGATGACCCGGCTCAGGATCGGCATCGGGCGGCCAGAGGGGCATGTGACAGTGCCCAACTATGTCCTGTCTCCGTTCAGTGCTGGAGAGCGGGAGAAGCTGGAGCAGATCCTGGCCCAGGCCGTGACCTGCCTGCTGGAGCACATCCAGACCCGAGTGCCTACAGAGCCAGGAGACAGGGGCTGA
- the CERCAM gene encoding inactive glycosyltransferase 25 family member 3 isoform X2, with the protein MFPNKSVTGSVFWPREHFWYWMRSWLSLEEDHQRLIPLIPGVQQTTTWTTRRQCCRSGWRRWGRTITRWPGRCKRSPGEAGSYPDELGPKHWSDKRYENVMKLKQEALTYAREQQADYILFMDTDSVLTNNQTLKFLMAQNKSVVAPMLDSQTYYSNFWCGITPQGYYRRTADYFPTKNRQRVGCFRVPMVYATFLIDLRKEETLQLAFYPPHPNYTWAFDDIIVFAYSCQEAGVEVHVCNQHHFGYINVPLKAHQTLEDDRANFVHLTLEAMVDGPPMQRSRHISLLPRPLTKMGFDEIFLINLVRRPDRRQRMLASLQELEIIPRVVDAVDGSTLNSSDIKVLGVDLLPGYYDPFSGRTLTKGEVGCFLSHYNIWKEIVSRRLEQSVVFEDDVRFEAAFPARLQQLMEELEQAQQDWDLIYLGRKQVNNEDEAPVKGVRNLVVAGYSYWTLAYAISYHGAQKLLATKPLSKMLPVDEYLPIMYDKHPNEDYKQHFSPRDLLVFSAHPLLVYPTHYAGDSNWLSDTETSTIWDDDAKKTDWVGSQKTLRDSRGSAGHLRTTARDEL; encoded by the exons ATGTTCCCAAACAAGTCTGTCACTGGCTCAGTCTTTTGGCCCCGTGAGCATTTCTGGTACTGGATGAGGTCCTGGTTGTCCCTTGAGGAGGACCACCAGAGGTTGATTCCCCTCATCCCAGGTGTGCAACAGACCACAACTTGGACAACACGACGGCAATGCTGCAGGAGTGGCTGGAGGCGGTGGGGAAGGACTATCACTCGGTGGCCTGGAAGGTGCAAGAGGAGCCCAGGTGAGGCTGG ctcctaCCCTGATGAGCTTGGTCCCAAGCACTGGAGTGACAAACGCTATGAAAATGTGATGAAGTTGAAGCAGGAAGCTCTCACCTATGCccgggagcagcaggcagaCTACATCCTG TTCATGGACACTGACAGCGTCCTGACCAACAACCAGACCCTCAAGTTTCTCATGGCACAGAACAAGTCAGTAGTGGCCCCCATGCTAGACTCACAGACCTACTACTCTAACTTCTGGTGTGGCATCACACCTCAG GGATACTATCGTCGGACAGCTGACTACTTCCCCACCAAGAACCGGCAGCGGGTGGGCTGCTTCCGTGTCCCCATGGTCTATGCCACCTTCCTGATCGACCTGCGGAAGGAGGAGACCTTGCAATTGGCTTTCTACCCGCCCCATCCCAACTACACCTGGGCCTTTGATGACATCATTGTCTTTGCCTACTCCTGCCAGGAGGCTG GTGTGGAGGTCCATGTGTGCAACCAGCACCACTTTGGTTACATCAATGTTCCTCTGAAGGCCCACCAGACACTGGAGGATGATCGTGCCAACTTTGTGCATCTCACACTGGAGGCCATGG TGGATGGTCCCCCCATGCAGCGTTCCAGGCATATTTCTCTCCTGCCCAGACCACTCACAAAAATGGGCTTTGATGAA aTTTTCCTAATCAACCTGGTGCGGAGGCCAGACCGGCGGCAGCGAATGCTGgcatccctgcaggagctggaaatcaTTCCACGGGTGGTGGATGCTGTGGATGGCAG CACCCTCAACAGCAGTGACATCAAGGTGCTGGGTGTGGACCTGCTACCTGGGTACTATGATCCCTTCTCCGGCCGCACGCTCACCAAGGGCGAGGTTGGCTGCTTCCTCAGCCACTACAATATCTGGAAGGAG ATCGTGTCCCGGAGGTTGGAGCAGTCAGTGGTCTTCGAGGATGATGTGCGCTTCGAGGCTGCCTTCCCAGCAcggctgcagcagctgatggaggagctggagcaggcacagcaggactgggaCCTCAT CTACCTGGGGAGGAAGCAGGTGAACAACGAGGATGAGGCACCTGTGAAAGGCGTGCGGAATCTGGTGGTGGCTGGGTACTCATACTGGACACTGGCCTATGCCATCTCCTACCATGGGGCACAGAAGCTGCTGGCCACCAAACCCCTCTCCAAAATGCTGCCAGTAGACGAGTATCTGCCCATCATGTATGACAAGCACCCCAA CGAGGATTACAAGCAGCACTTCTCCCCACGGGACTTGCTGGTGTTTTCGGCCCACCCCCTCCTGGTTTATCCTACTCACTATGCTGGGGACAGCAACTGGCTGAGTGACACCGAGACTTCCACCATCTGGGATGATGATGCCAAGAAGACTGACTGGGTTGGCTCACAGAAGACTCTGAGGGACTCAcggggcagtgctggccaccTCCGCACCACAGCCCGTGATGAGCTCTGA
- the PTRH1 gene encoding peptidyl-tRNA hydrolase isoform X3 — translation MLAAEVAGLGNYGLWGTRHSVGMEVLDRLARQLAVAESWRADKRCCADVALATVHGLELVLLKPRRFMNLNGLSVASAAEIYSLGPEDIYLVHDDLDKALGKVAIKLGGSARGHNGVQSCISALHSSEMTRLRIGIGRPEGHVTVPNYVLSPFSAGEREKLEQILAQAVTCLLEHIQTRVPTEPGDRG, via the exons ATGCTGGCGGCGGAG GTGGCCGGCCTGGGCAACTACGGGCTGTGGGGCACACGACACAGTGTGGGCATGGAGGTGCTGGACCGGCTGGCCCGGCAGCTGGCGGTGGCTGAGAGCTGGCGAGCGGACAAGCGGTGCTGCGCTGATGTGGCCCTGGCCACAGTCCACGgcctggagctggtgctgctcaaGCCACGGAGGTTCATGAACCTCAATGGGCTCAGCGTTGCCAGTGCTG cTGAGATATACAGCCTTGGCCCTGAAGACATTTACCTGGTTCACGATGACCTGGACAAGGCCCTGGGAAAGGTGGCAATCAAGCTGGGAGGCAGTGCAAG GGGACACAACGGGGTCCAATCCTGCATCAGTGCTTTGCACTCCAGT GAGATGACCCGGCTCAGGATCGGCATCGGGCGGCCAGAGGGGCATGTGACAGTGCCCAACTATGTCCTGTCTCCGTTCAGTGCTGGAGAGCGGGAGAAGCTGGAGCAGATCCTGGCCCAGGCCGTGACCTGCCTGCTGGAGCACATCCAGACCCGAGTGCCTACAGAGCCAGGAGACAGGGGCTGA